The Acidobacteriota bacterium genome includes a region encoding these proteins:
- a CDS encoding PIN domain-containing protein, translating into MDSVVIDTNLLLSHLTDRDPDQNQAALDLFSESDRLRFHVPQFVLFELHFVLKSAYGLAPATIAALLEQTLSFPALHVIHELDMRRVLNLWPDVVPHLTDAALTSVAISRGWPVATFDRDLKKRLRKLEVPVWKL; encoded by the coding sequence CTGGACTCCGTCGTCATAGATACCAATCTCCTTCTGTCGCACCTTACTGATCGCGATCCAGACCAGAACCAAGCGGCGCTCGACCTTTTCTCCGAAAGTGATCGCCTGCGATTCCACGTCCCCCAGTTCGTCTTGTTCGAGCTGCACTTCGTACTGAAGAGTGCGTACGGTCTGGCGCCGGCCACCATCGCGGCACTTCTGGAGCAGACCTTGTCTTTCCCGGCGCTCCACGTCATCCACGAGCTCGATATGAGACGTGTATTGAATCTCTGGCCGGACGTAGTCCCACACCTGACGGACGCCGCTCTGACCTCGGTTGCGATCAGCCGAGGATGGCCGGTCGCAACTTTCGACCGAGATCTGAAGAAAAGGCTGCGGAAGCTGGAAGTTCCGGTGTGGAAGCTGTGA
- a CDS encoding type II toxin-antitoxin system PrlF family antitoxin, which translates to MASSKITSKGQTTVPKEVRDALGLETGSRMVWEIEGRTVKVSPLEAHPFLQLGGSIKTGPGDIAEDIRKAREAWGAERNRRSQEK; encoded by the coding sequence ATGGCGAGCTCGAAAATAACCAGCAAGGGCCAGACGACCGTTCCGAAGGAGGTCCGTGACGCGCTTGGGCTCGAGACCGGCTCCCGCATGGTGTGGGAGATCGAAGGTCGAACGGTCAAGGTCTCTCCCCTGGAGGCCCACCCCTTTCTCCAGCTCGGGGGATCCATCAAGACCGGACCGGGGGATATCGCCGAGGACATCCGCAAAGCTCGCGAAGCATGGGGCGCTGAGCGGAACCGTCGCTCACAGGAGAAGTAA